Proteins found in one Micromonospora sp. WMMD1082 genomic segment:
- the fxlM gene encoding methyltransferase, FxLD system has protein sequence MDLDHEPDTEPPGVAPVSRWRQLNLTFSDWQTAEEFAATRLAPELTAAEDHRAIVAFWFIRKSETWRLRLLSGDRLARVYALFASITDDDRVRGVTEPVYRPEAYAFGGDQAMTIAHTLFHADSRHTLGHLATAGGAHRRELGVLLATRLMRAAGLEFSEQGDVWRLLASRRHQPNAHAPSPRLIAAVQRLLTAADHTARSPLVITPQWPRAHEQAGTDLGFLDRHGALTRDLREVLTHHLLFLFNRLGISATDTWLLATAAVTVTFHHPFDTPSGYQPAAKIGSRVNAVNTSPTAPATSSAATLREQLASTLEQRGHIRSAAVAHAFRTVPRERFLPGVDLETVYTRRQIVTKRDPSGAALSSASSPSLVADMLEQLAPQPGHRVLEIGAATGINAALLAELTSPGGTVVTIELDQDLADGARAGLDRAGYNTVKVICGDGALGDPDHAPYDRIIVTAGAWDISAAWWEQLADHGRIVVPLRVHESGLTRCFAFDRAGSHQLVSTTTPLVCGFVPMRGSTEHTDHHVRLDTDVVLKLDATNQPDRAALAKALSHPRLERWTGIQVSDADPIGHLDLWLIVHANKPFGRLGVGDTARTSGLVTPAYRWAGAAIYQGGTIAYLAFQDAGNGHHELGAIAHGPDATTLATELTNLLDQWDEANRPNQPTVTAHRAGTRPAGHGDISRADTILTISF, from the coding sequence GTGGATCTCGATCACGAACCCGACACCGAGCCACCAGGCGTAGCGCCGGTAAGCCGATGGCGCCAACTCAACCTGACCTTCTCGGACTGGCAGACCGCTGAGGAGTTCGCCGCCACGCGGCTCGCCCCTGAGCTCACCGCTGCGGAAGACCACCGCGCGATCGTCGCCTTCTGGTTCATCCGCAAGAGCGAGACGTGGCGGCTGCGGCTACTGTCCGGCGACCGGCTCGCCCGCGTCTACGCCCTTTTCGCCTCCATCACCGACGACGACCGTGTCCGCGGTGTCACCGAGCCCGTCTACCGGCCCGAGGCGTACGCCTTCGGCGGGGACCAGGCAATGACGATCGCCCACACCCTCTTCCACGCCGACAGCCGCCACACCCTCGGTCATCTCGCCACCGCCGGCGGCGCCCATCGGCGTGAACTCGGTGTCCTGCTCGCCACTCGCCTCATGCGCGCCGCCGGACTGGAGTTCTCCGAGCAGGGCGACGTCTGGCGGCTCCTCGCCTCGCGCCGGCACCAGCCGAACGCCCACGCGCCGAGCCCACGGCTCATCGCGGCGGTGCAGCGCCTACTCACCGCAGCCGACCACACGGCCAGAAGCCCGCTCGTCATCACCCCGCAATGGCCGAGAGCCCACGAGCAGGCGGGCACGGACCTCGGCTTCCTCGACCGACACGGCGCGCTGACCCGCGACCTACGCGAGGTGCTGACGCACCACCTCCTGTTCCTGTTCAACCGGCTCGGCATCTCCGCCACCGACACCTGGCTACTCGCGACGGCGGCCGTGACCGTCACCTTCCACCACCCCTTCGACACCCCATCCGGCTATCAACCCGCCGCCAAGATCGGAAGTAGGGTCAACGCAGTGAACACTTCCCCCACCGCACCGGCAACGTCGAGTGCCGCGACGCTCCGCGAACAGCTCGCCAGCACGCTCGAACAGCGCGGCCACATCCGATCCGCCGCCGTCGCGCACGCATTCCGTACGGTGCCCCGCGAGCGGTTCCTCCCCGGCGTCGACCTGGAAACCGTGTACACCCGCCGCCAGATCGTCACCAAACGAGACCCCAGCGGTGCGGCGTTGTCGTCAGCGTCGAGCCCCAGCCTCGTCGCGGACATGCTCGAACAACTCGCCCCACAACCCGGCCACCGAGTCCTGGAGATCGGCGCGGCCACCGGCATCAACGCCGCCCTACTCGCCGAACTGACCAGCCCCGGCGGCACGGTCGTCACCATCGAACTCGACCAGGACCTCGCCGACGGCGCCCGCGCCGGCCTCGACCGCGCCGGCTACAACACCGTGAAGGTGATCTGCGGCGACGGAGCCCTCGGCGACCCCGATCACGCGCCCTACGACCGGATCATCGTCACCGCCGGAGCCTGGGACATCTCCGCCGCCTGGTGGGAACAACTCGCCGACCACGGCCGCATCGTCGTGCCCCTGCGCGTACACGAAAGCGGCCTGACCCGCTGCTTCGCCTTCGACCGCGCCGGCTCTCACCAGTTGGTCAGCACCACGACACCGCTGGTCTGCGGATTCGTCCCCATGCGCGGCAGCACCGAACACACCGACCACCACGTACGCCTCGACACCGACGTGGTTCTCAAACTCGACGCCACCAACCAACCCGACCGCGCCGCCCTCGCCAAGGCTCTGAGCCACCCCCGGCTCGAACGCTGGACCGGCATCCAGGTCAGCGACGCCGACCCCATCGGCCACCTCGACCTGTGGCTCATCGTGCACGCCAACAAGCCGTTCGGCCGCCTCGGCGTCGGTGATACCGCCCGCACCAGCGGACTGGTCACCCCCGCCTACCGATGGGCCGGTGCCGCCATCTACCAAGGCGGCACCATCGCCTACCTCGCCTTCCAAGACGCGGGCAACGGCCACCACGAACTCGGCGCAATCGCCCACGGCCCGGACGCCACCACGCTCGCTACCGAGCTGACCAACCTGCTTGACCAATGGGACGAGGCGAACCGCCCCAACCAGCCCACCGTCACCGCGCACCGGGCAGGAACCCGGCCCGCCGGCCACGGCGACATCAGCCGAGCCGACACGATCCTCACGATCTCCTTCTGA
- a CDS encoding recombinase family protein: MTRTLPDWLRPPATTPVPQRTIRVAFLGRTSTEEQQDPTLSIPRQLTNSERALLPNMVIVAWFWDVESSRKELSQRGRGTAWQKFDIAVHRDGGLADMLDEATSPDRRFDVVICESIDRIARWTHQGTKIEHDLELAGVPLLAADEPITQSNSRKRAAQILLRRTKQGVAEWYMIEMLEKSWDGFEEHTTQGWNVGKPPYGYLAEKHKHPVPAKRAEGKHKTKLKIDPNRGPVVERIYAWRVDEKLSYRAIAERLNIDLDRYPPPQPVDPARAVGRWTGSAVREILVNPKYTGHMVWNRRSTKDKLHPGKVNPREQWIVSAQPTHPGIVPIETFLAAQNVSRSRERSRADAHHGTPNRHRQTKRVYALRSYVWCAPCQRRMFGRTVTGYTYYSCQPRERAIPEGHPSMISVTEDVLLDFADRFFNTYVLGPDRVQLAERSLDITAQQAADEQRRQIAVLRRTLDDITTRRRRLLRVIEENDDPDGTVFAEISERRAQLDRDRETKTAELAHLEETMPAEPGCADILTALPEMEVKLGLLPTDRLRRLLDAFAVQIHHDVRTNHVTFRATVSHHAAPHLARLTRATADGPRATTGHTSTNDAVPADDGGGSDHLQFCDMPRRGHLTELCTTSGHVDPVSWSICAVEHDPFPQAATAPAPPTAHRSGHVASLPLRSARGLRCEVPAWSLNQLPETSSVTDHRHAPTTTPHETPPSS; this comes from the coding sequence GTGACGCGCACCCTGCCCGACTGGCTCCGCCCACCCGCCACCACGCCCGTACCCCAGCGGACGATACGGGTCGCGTTCCTCGGGCGTACCTCGACCGAGGAGCAGCAGGACCCCACCCTGTCGATCCCCCGGCAGTTGACCAACTCCGAACGGGCTCTGCTGCCCAACATGGTCATCGTCGCGTGGTTCTGGGACGTGGAATCCTCCCGCAAGGAACTCAGCCAGCGCGGCCGGGGCACCGCGTGGCAGAAGTTCGACATCGCCGTGCACCGCGACGGCGGCCTCGCCGACATGCTCGATGAGGCCACCTCACCGGATCGCCGCTTCGACGTCGTGATCTGCGAGTCGATCGACCGCATCGCCCGGTGGACCCACCAGGGCACCAAGATCGAGCACGACCTCGAACTCGCCGGGGTGCCCCTGCTAGCCGCCGACGAGCCGATCACGCAGTCGAACAGCCGCAAACGCGCCGCCCAGATCCTCCTGCGCCGCACCAAACAGGGCGTCGCCGAGTGGTACATGATCGAGATGCTGGAGAAGTCGTGGGACGGCTTCGAGGAACACACCACCCAGGGCTGGAACGTCGGCAAGCCTCCATACGGCTACCTCGCCGAGAAGCACAAACACCCGGTCCCCGCCAAACGCGCGGAAGGCAAACACAAGACCAAGCTGAAGATCGACCCGAATCGCGGACCGGTGGTCGAGCGAATCTACGCCTGGCGCGTCGACGAGAAGCTGTCGTACCGGGCCATCGCCGAGCGGCTCAACATCGACCTCGACCGCTACCCGCCCCCACAACCCGTCGACCCCGCCCGCGCGGTCGGACGATGGACCGGCTCGGCCGTCCGCGAGATCCTCGTCAACCCCAAGTACACCGGCCACATGGTCTGGAACCGGCGCTCGACCAAAGACAAACTGCACCCCGGCAAGGTCAACCCCCGTGAACAGTGGATCGTCTCCGCCCAACCCACCCACCCGGGCATCGTGCCGATCGAGACGTTCCTCGCCGCGCAGAACGTGAGCCGATCCCGAGAACGCTCCCGCGCTGACGCCCACCACGGAACGCCCAACCGGCATAGGCAGACCAAACGGGTCTACGCCCTGCGCTCCTACGTCTGGTGCGCCCCGTGCCAGCGACGCATGTTCGGCCGCACCGTCACCGGATACACCTACTACTCCTGCCAACCCCGAGAACGCGCGATCCCCGAAGGCCACCCGAGCATGATCTCCGTGACCGAAGACGTCCTGCTCGACTTCGCCGACCGGTTCTTCAACACCTACGTCCTCGGCCCCGACCGGGTGCAACTCGCCGAACGCAGCCTCGACATCACCGCCCAACAGGCAGCCGACGAGCAACGGCGACAAATCGCCGTCCTACGACGGACCTTGGACGACATCACCACCCGCCGCCGACGCCTCCTACGCGTCATCGAGGAGAACGACGACCCCGACGGCACCGTCTTCGCGGAAATCTCCGAACGCCGAGCCCAACTCGACCGCGACCGCGAAACCAAGACCGCCGAACTCGCCCACCTCGAAGAAACCATGCCCGCCGAGCCCGGTTGCGCCGACATCCTCACCGCCCTACCCGAGATGGAAGTCAAACTCGGCCTACTCCCGACCGACCGCCTCCGCCGCCTCCTGGACGCCTTCGCCGTACAGATCCACCACGACGTCCGCACCAACCACGTCACGTTCCGAGCCACCGTCAGCCACCACGCCGCCCCACACCTGGCCCGGCTAACCCGCGCCACGGCAGACGGCCCCCGTGCCACCACCGGCCACACCAGCACAAACGACGCTGTGCCCGCCGACGACGGCGGGGGCAGCGACCATTTGCAGTTCTGTGACATGCCCCGCCGGGGGCACCTCACAGAACTGTGCACCACCAGTGGGCACGTTGATCCAGTCTCATGGTCCATCTGCGCAGTCGAGCATGACCCGTTCCC
- a CDS encoding lanthionine synthetase C family protein has product MTETLMRTPLLRAAEAMAACITDTLTEPPPPDFAADDYGPRSTRWYAQSLSRGAAGVALLHGVRAQTGHGGWEPVHEWLRRATADPLNNGSGAGLWFGAPAVTHALTMAMPHSRPAALDALDHALDDLVERRLVAATARLAARTRPSLSEFDLVRGLTGLGAHLLRRAPDGHLLRRVLAYLVRLTEPAQTDDAAGRLAPGWWSADPADREGSEQGGHANVGMAHGIAGPLALLALAMRQDIRVPGHAEAIRRICAWLDCWQQASPAGPWWPEKITLAELHAGRPSMGGPARPSWCYGTPGVARAQQLAGIALDDAARQEAAEEALTFCLADPRQLSRIVDPSLCHGWAGLAATAWSAAADARTTSLQEQLPQIVRLLIQHATDTTPTRSGLITGPAGIALTLHTVATGTDFRWATSLLIK; this is encoded by the coding sequence ATGACCGAAACACTGATGAGGACTCCGTTACTGCGGGCGGCCGAGGCGATGGCCGCGTGCATCACCGACACCCTTACCGAGCCGCCGCCCCCGGATTTCGCAGCGGACGACTATGGGCCACGTAGTACCCGCTGGTACGCCCAGTCGCTGTCCCGGGGTGCCGCCGGGGTGGCACTCCTGCACGGAGTGCGAGCGCAAACGGGACACGGTGGGTGGGAACCGGTCCATGAATGGCTGCGACGCGCGACCGCTGACCCGCTGAACAACGGCAGCGGAGCCGGACTCTGGTTCGGCGCACCCGCTGTCACCCACGCGCTGACCATGGCCATGCCGCACTCCCGCCCGGCAGCCCTGGACGCGCTTGATCATGCCCTCGACGATCTGGTGGAACGCCGCCTGGTCGCTGCCACGGCACGCCTCGCGGCGCGTACCCGGCCCTCGCTGTCGGAGTTCGATCTCGTACGAGGGCTGACCGGCCTGGGAGCCCACCTGCTGCGCCGCGCCCCGGACGGACATCTGCTCCGGCGGGTACTGGCGTACCTGGTCCGGCTCACCGAGCCGGCGCAGACCGACGACGCCGCAGGTCGACTCGCGCCGGGGTGGTGGAGCGCAGACCCCGCCGACCGCGAAGGTTCGGAGCAGGGTGGGCATGCCAACGTCGGCATGGCGCACGGCATCGCCGGCCCTTTGGCTCTCCTGGCGCTGGCAATGCGGCAGGACATTCGGGTACCGGGGCACGCGGAGGCGATTCGCCGGATCTGCGCGTGGCTCGACTGCTGGCAGCAGGCAAGCCCTGCGGGTCCATGGTGGCCGGAGAAGATCACCCTCGCGGAGTTGCACGCCGGGAGGCCCTCCATGGGCGGACCGGCGCGGCCGTCCTGGTGCTACGGCACCCCTGGAGTCGCCCGCGCCCAGCAGTTGGCCGGGATCGCTCTCGACGACGCCGCCCGGCAAGAGGCGGCGGAAGAGGCCCTGACCTTCTGCCTGGCCGATCCCCGCCAACTCAGCCGGATCGTCGATCCGTCGCTGTGTCACGGCTGGGCAGGGCTTGCCGCTACGGCCTGGTCTGCCGCCGCCGACGCCCGCACCACCAGCCTCCAGGAACAGCTACCCCAGATCGTGCGCCTGCTGATCCAGCACGCCACGGACACCACCCCGACACGATCCGGCTTGATCACCGGCCCCGCCGGAATCGCCCTCACCCTGCACACCGTCGCGACCGGCACCGACTTCCGCTGGGCCACCAGCCTGCTGATCAAATAG
- a CDS encoding thiopeptide-type bacteriocin biosynthesis protein, which produces MDRALLRAHLDASAGPVTVVDAASPEDFGWLSGRAHEIVVPVASTVAPAAAPAAGARGAWPSPVPPEPVIPGATGLLSASVAVDPSTMELVLTRGLPALLADWPEPPLWWFVRIQRPTPHLRLRLHTDDYGDAAVRVGRWVAGLRQQRLAGDWSLDTYHPESGRYGCGTVLAAAEELFAADSTAALAQLVAQPASGIDRQALTALSMVDLAVSMLGSRTNGCEWLVARPEQTGQAPVQRDVLRQAVTLNPGELPEPIQHAWQERSTAATRYAAELSAVAGPLTPASVLASLIHLHVVRALGPDEDAEQLTYRLARHVALAAVRRRVRAEGASR; this is translated from the coding sequence ATGGATCGTGCCCTGCTGCGTGCCCACCTGGACGCCAGCGCCGGACCGGTAACCGTGGTGGACGCGGCGAGCCCGGAGGATTTCGGTTGGCTCTCCGGCCGCGCCCACGAGATCGTCGTGCCAGTCGCCTCGACGGTTGCACCCGCTGCCGCGCCGGCTGCGGGCGCACGAGGCGCATGGCCTTCGCCCGTTCCCCCCGAGCCGGTCATACCGGGTGCCACTGGCCTGCTGTCCGCTTCGGTAGCCGTCGATCCTTCGACGATGGAGCTGGTCTTGACGCGAGGGCTGCCCGCGCTGCTCGCCGACTGGCCCGAGCCGCCGCTGTGGTGGTTCGTGCGTATCCAACGCCCCACCCCGCATCTTCGACTACGACTGCACACCGATGACTACGGCGACGCGGCGGTACGGGTCGGGCGGTGGGTCGCCGGGCTCCGACAGCAGCGCCTTGCCGGCGATTGGAGCCTGGACACCTACCATCCCGAGTCCGGTCGGTACGGCTGTGGCACCGTGCTGGCAGCGGCCGAGGAACTCTTCGCCGCCGACTCCACCGCAGCCCTGGCGCAGCTGGTTGCGCAGCCCGCGTCTGGGATCGATCGGCAGGCACTGACCGCCCTGAGCATGGTCGACCTGGCCGTCTCGATGCTCGGCAGCCGCACCAACGGATGCGAGTGGCTGGTGGCGCGCCCCGAGCAGACCGGGCAGGCACCGGTCCAGCGAGACGTGCTGCGTCAAGCAGTCACCCTCAACCCGGGCGAACTTCCGGAGCCCATCCAGCATGCGTGGCAGGAACGCTCCACGGCCGCAACCCGGTACGCCGCCGAACTGTCCGCCGTCGCCGGCCCGCTCACCCCCGCCTCGGTGCTCGCGTCGCTGATACACCTGCACGTCGTTCGCGCTCTCGGCCCGGACGAAGACGCCGAACAGCTCACGTATCGGTTAGCCCGCCATGTCGCGCTGGCGGCGGTGCGCCGCCGGGTGCGCGCCGAAGGAGCGTCCCGATGA